The Chloroflexia bacterium SDU3-3 genome has a segment encoding these proteins:
- a CDS encoding HD domain-containing protein: MAFAIASERLSQQLAFILEIDNLKHILRQTRLIADQRNENSAEHSWHLALMAMVLGEHANEPVDVGLVIKMVLIHDIVEIDAGDTFLYDTVGAQDKAEREQRAADRIFGLLPADQAAELRALWETFEAQATPEARFATALDRLMPLLHNYHTGGGSWQQHRITADKVLARNPLIAGGSATLAALGRQVVAEAVAQGLLAETALAE, encoded by the coding sequence ATGGCATTCGCGATCGCGAGCGAGCGGCTCAGCCAGCAGCTCGCCTTCATCCTTGAGATCGACAACCTCAAGCACATCCTGCGCCAGACCCGGCTGATCGCCGACCAGCGGAATGAGAACAGCGCCGAGCACAGCTGGCACCTGGCCCTGATGGCCATGGTGCTGGGCGAACACGCCAACGAGCCGGTGGATGTGGGGCTTGTGATCAAGATGGTGCTCATCCACGATATCGTGGAGATCGACGCCGGCGACACCTTTTTATACGATACGGTCGGCGCGCAGGACAAAGCCGAGCGCGAGCAGCGCGCCGCCGACCGCATCTTTGGGCTGCTACCCGCCGACCAAGCCGCCGAGTTGCGGGCGCTATGGGAGACCTTTGAGGCCCAGGCCACACCCGAGGCGCGGTTCGCCACCGCACTAGATCGGCTGATGCCGCTGCTGCATAACTACCACACCGGGGGAGGCTCGTGGCAGCAGCACCGCATCACCGCAGACAAAGTGCTGGCCCGCAACCCCCTGATCGCAGGCGGCTCGGCGACGCTGGCCGCCCTCGGTCGGCAGGTGGTGGCCGAGGCCGTGGCCCAAGGGCTGCTGGCCGAGACCGCACTGGCCGAGTAG
- a CDS encoding low affinity iron permease family protein, giving the protein MRTLFRTFAVKTSEAVGSAWAFIAAVMLIIGWAISGPFFHFSDTWELIINTITTIITFLMVFLIQNAQNRDSKALHLKLDELIRAVDGARTGLVDLEDLTDDELQRLQKEFRRLSQRVAAEPVES; this is encoded by the coding sequence ATGCGCACACTTTTCCGGACATTTGCGGTGAAGACCTCGGAGGCGGTGGGTTCGGCGTGGGCATTTATTGCTGCGGTGATGCTGATTATTGGCTGGGCTATCAGTGGGCCTTTCTTTCATTTCTCGGATACCTGGGAGCTGATTATCAATACCATCACGACGATCATCACGTTCTTGATGGTATTTCTGATCCAGAACGCGCAGAACCGTGATTCGAAGGCGCTGCATCTCAAGCTCGATGAGCTGATCCGTGCGGTGGATGGTGCGCGCACCGGCCTGGTCGACCTTGAGGATCTGACCGATGATGAGCTGCAGCGCCTTCAGAAGGAGTTTCGGCGGCTGAGCCAGCGTGTGGCTGCCGAGCCGGTTGAGTCCTGA
- a CDS encoding AAA family ATPase, giving the protein MDFLASLNSEQRAAVTAPIGPVLVRAGAGSGKTRVLTLRIAHLIEHHRAKPGAILALTFTNKAAKEMRERLKKLLGNRVRGITTGTFHAVCGQLLRDEIEGRIGHYTKDFTIYAGDEQLQLAAAALDGMTERAPAALEPQDILRMISRFKSKLLSPRLALRFAADPVERYAAGCYRRYQRSLEKANALDFDDMILLSYQLLSEHPDVLEDYQRKWQHVLVDEYQDTDASQYALIEMLSRPSGNRRRSLFAVGDGMQAIYGFRNADYTIIARFEKDFPDASVIELKTNYRSRQSILDAAYAVIRNSRVVPPMALRSASAMKPGERCLAIFDAKDGKDEAEQIARNINDLARSGRQYKDVAVLFRTRHMSRAFESALRHARIPYQIRGATGFYDRAVVRDAMAYLRAINNPADNLSLNRIANVPARGLGAQSLALLSQYAAQNGLSLSEALTKREAYTPLAPKAAAGATQLAGLLARWRNFSASMPPSNLLADVLEHSGFMADLAKRFSPEDLPEIREHLQELMVAAEEHDDLSSFLQEVALMTSLDSDDEDQRDQVQLLTIHAAKGLEWPIVFVTGLEEGTLPHERSIGTLEGVEEERRLCYVALTRAGERLFLSWVGGRNRGSQSKPSRFLGEIEAYGRERLGRS; this is encoded by the coding sequence ATGGATTTTCTCGCTTCTCTCAACTCCGAGCAGCGCGCGGCGGTGACGGCACCGATCGGGCCGGTGCTTGTCCGCGCGGGCGCGGGCAGCGGCAAGACACGCGTGCTGACCCTACGGATCGCCCACCTGATCGAGCACCATCGGGCGAAGCCCGGCGCGATCCTCGCGCTTACCTTTACCAACAAGGCCGCCAAGGAGATGCGCGAGCGGCTGAAAAAGCTGCTCGGCAATCGCGTGCGCGGTATCACCACCGGCACCTTTCACGCCGTGTGCGGCCAGCTGCTGCGCGATGAGATCGAAGGGCGGATCGGCCACTACACCAAGGATTTCACCATCTACGCTGGCGACGAGCAGCTTCAGCTCGCGGCGGCGGCGCTGGACGGCATGACCGAGCGCGCACCGGCGGCGCTGGAACCACAAGACATCCTGCGCATGATCAGCCGCTTCAAAAGCAAGCTGCTCTCGCCACGGCTGGCGCTGCGCTTCGCCGCCGATCCGGTGGAGCGCTACGCCGCCGGGTGCTACCGCCGCTACCAGCGCAGCCTAGAGAAGGCCAACGCGCTCGACTTCGACGACATGATCTTGCTGAGTTACCAGCTGCTGAGCGAGCACCCCGATGTGCTTGAGGACTACCAGCGCAAGTGGCAGCACGTGCTGGTGGATGAGTACCAGGATACCGACGCCAGCCAGTACGCGCTGATCGAGATGCTCTCGCGCCCGAGCGGAAATCGCCGCCGCTCGCTGTTCGCCGTGGGCGATGGCATGCAGGCGATCTACGGCTTCCGCAACGCCGACTACACCATCATCGCCCGATTCGAGAAGGACTTCCCCGACGCCAGCGTGATCGAGCTGAAGACCAACTATCGCAGCCGCCAGTCCATCCTGGATGCGGCCTACGCCGTGATCCGCAACAGCCGCGTGGTGCCGCCGATGGCGCTGCGCTCGGCCTCGGCCATGAAGCCAGGCGAGCGCTGCCTCGCGATCTTCGATGCGAAGGATGGGAAGGACGAGGCCGAGCAGATCGCCCGCAACATCAACGACTTGGCGCGCAGTGGGCGGCAGTACAAAGACGTGGCGGTGCTGTTCCGCACGCGCCACATGTCGCGGGCCTTCGAGAGCGCGCTGCGCCACGCCCGCATCCCCTACCAGATCCGCGGGGCCACTGGCTTTTACGACCGCGCGGTGGTGCGCGACGCCATGGCCTACCTGCGCGCCATCAACAACCCCGCCGACAACCTAAGCCTGAACCGCATCGCCAATGTGCCCGCGCGCGGCCTGGGTGCGCAGTCGCTGGCGCTGCTCTCGCAGTACGCCGCCCAGAACGGCCTCTCGCTCTCCGAGGCGCTCACCAAGCGCGAGGCCTACACGCCGCTCGCGCCCAAGGCGGCGGCTGGGGCCACCCAGCTGGCCGGGCTGCTGGCGCGCTGGCGCAACTTCAGCGCCAGCATGCCGCCATCCAACCTGCTGGCCGATGTGCTGGAGCATAGCGGGTTTATGGCCGATCTGGCCAAGCGCTTCAGCCCCGAGGATCTGCCCGAGATCCGCGAGCACCTGCAGGAGCTGATGGTGGCCGCCGAAGAGCACGACGACCTGAGCAGCTTCCTGCAGGAGGTCGCGCTGATGACCAGCCTCGACAGCGATGATGAGGATCAGCGCGACCAAGTGCAGCTGCTGACCATCCACGCGGCCAAGGGGCTGGAGTGGCCGATTGTGTTTGTGACGGGGCTGGAGGAAGGGACGCTGCCCCACGAGCGCAGCATTGGGACGCTCGAGGGCGTGGAAGAGGAGCGCCGACTGTGCTATGTGGCGCTCACGCGGGCCGGCGAGCGGCTGTTCCTCTCGTGGGTGGGCGGGCGCAACCGCGGCTCGCAGAGCAAGCCCTCGCGCTTCCTGGGCGAGATCGAGGCCTACGGGCGCGAGCGCCTGGGCCGCAGCTGA